The following DNA comes from Diorhabda carinulata isolate Delta chromosome 3, icDioCari1.1, whole genome shotgun sequence.
CACTAGATTTTCAATAGAATGGTAACTTGcggcaataaaaatggcaaagaTGCAAATAAGATATCTTGTATGAATTGCATGCTTTTAGTTAACATATATTGTGTCTTGCATTGCAACGACTTTAGACTGGAGTAACTTGCTATTATTTTAGGCACTAGGTAATCAATCAAGTTTAGTCCAAGTGGGTTACCAGTATTAATAATTTCAGGTAGTTAGAAATGGTGATGTATACTTACACATGCTTATTAAGCATGCAAATATATTCGAATCAGACATCAGTAATGATTGCAACTTTGCAGATATGGTATAATAACAAACTTTAAAATAACAGATTTGACTTATAAATGTGGAATTTAAAGAATCTACAGTactaagtaaatatttattagctactattaaaaaaacatcaaatgtGGTAACTTGTGGTGGATACACAActgaaaaatagataaatatttaaaaatctactTACATTTCTTTGGAACTTcgtctaaataaaaatatatgcataACAGATCTACAATTAATCATTGGGATacccaataatatttttttaataagtttagtcagttcataaaaatttcatgtaaattaaaagttaataaacATTACTTTGATTTTTATCACGACATATATCACAAATCATTtccaataaattcaaaaattagtcCAATCTAACAGCGAAAGAAGCTCCACATGAACAACCCTGTTCTGCCAAAggatttttaactattttaaatgAAGATCTTATTAATTCTTCCTCATAATCTACAGTAGATCCTTTAATATAATCTAGAGAAATAGTATCCACAACTATCTTTACACCatctttatgaaatattttatcttcttcAGTAATTTTAGTATCCAGGTCAAATTTGTATTGGAATCCAGAACAACCTCCTCCTTCAACTGATATTCTTAATACTTCATCGTTAGTAGtcgttatttttttcagacgtTTAACACAACGGTCTGTAATATTTAAGTCCagttttatattatctaatggCTTTATATTTGGATTTGATTTTATATTGGTTTTAGTTTGGTCActaaaatgaagtttttgtaCCAATAGTTTTCTAATTAACTTGCTAGTACTTCTTGGAAACATactaataatttcttttaataacaaaaatatcacttttaattTACTTCAACTTTGTAATAAATAGACGAATggaaaatcatattattttaaatataacctCAACAAAAACTAGTTCAATCAACACTTGacagttttcttcttctattgAGTTTGAAGTactttcaatcaaaatataatttcagaCGAAATGATTTCTTttgatttcaacatttttttcagtttttttatgcataaatattttcaattatttgccAAATCCATAGCAGAGGTGCAGCACTATTTAATATATGAAGGGGTAACCAAAGATTATATACTGGATAGATctgccactctgtataaaaattttacgacAAAGTTCGATTCTAACGACATCTCTCGGACTGGCTCCATACctagaaaaaagatttctataatcaaagatttgatcttaggttcatatccatgctaatttcgcaggaaatttgaaaatagctcgagtaattttaaatgctcgaagctagttgtcgcatcaaattgtgaatgaaacaaaagtattatgcaaaatactttcattttgctaaaattttaaattcaaatattgttgtttacaagaaaatattaatacctgaaattaaaatgctgtttaaataaagtattttgtaatattttttggtttcatttacattttatatgACAACCAGGTCCGACcatctaaatttcacaattaaatggtttatataagatataggtaGATGGATCTAAGGAAATTTACCAGGTAAATGTAGAGTTGGCAGTGAAAGTTTTATTGGGGTTtctacaaattggttcaaaatgaatatcacatATTCTATGTGATGATATACTGTATCTGCAAGCATTAAATTGgggttatttattttttgcaaccaaattctgcaaacgtctttattcatagaaaaaaaagtaaaataatgataaaatatcattcaacatatttaaccattaaataaaatgatttcctATACATAATTTAGACGGTTCCGTAGTGTAGCGGTTATCACGTCTGCTTTACACGCAGAAGGTCCCCGGTTCGATCCCGGGCGGAACCACTTTTTTCGTTTTTGAGTAAAGAACAAATAAATTCTGTATTTTCCTCAATACTAAGTTAATATGTGGGCACTATAAGTTACTTACATcgcaaattgaaaaaaaagctgaatttaatttttacaataaaattttatttatcacagttattaataaaaatgtagcGGATTCCGATAGGACTTTTCAAGATGAATAATGTGATTTATTCGACAAttaacttaattattttttgcgaaaatccattttacaattaaaaacactttttttaaaaattaattatagctGGAATGAGAAGTTATGTCGACGCGGCGCGGCGGCGTACGGCTTATTCTCCTCTTGAAAAATTGTACTTCAATCGATTCTTAAGAAGTATCTGTATCTAGCATTTATTAgtttaaaactatgaaaaatggctttaaaaaatgaatagtCAATTTAggcaaaaaatacagaatgatttccaaatgatggggccctcttggacctggggcccggggctatagcccctccaagcccctagcttaatccggccctggcaatgaacaagaaaaaacatttgGCATCCACATCTTCGAAAATcatctttttttaaacaatgaCTGGATTATTAACGAACAGTTTGCAGCTTCCGTTTACTCATCTATTCTGGTTGCTtaataatggaataaaaaaacttcttataacataatttcttttattagtaGTATCtacatgattatttttaaataaataaatataacgaaaaagaaatatcacacaaatgtaaataaaaatatgactaGAGTATTGTAAACATTAAATATATAGTGCAGATAAAAACAGGAGACTGgaacattttgttgaaaaaatcaattgcaAAATTAACTTCGAGTTTGAATAAATGGATCTATGGATATGtgttcaaataatatttttaattataaataggATTTGCACTATATAGTTTCTGAACCCATTGAGTGATTATAGATAGTTGtggtataaatataataaataatatgatgtaaaaaaaactgtgtaaaaatataataaataaatatatgtaaataaaaatttcagtatATACGTTTTAGGTTcaaattacaacaaaataaatataaataataggtatatataaatttaatatcttAAATTACATTATGtcaaatatttatagtataCAAGTATGTAAGTACTTATTTTATATAGGCAACCAACTTTCTCCACTTTGTTGGACAACCAGGTATTATACCCACCTCGGGTTTTTTATCTCTTGACTACTCATATGATTGATAtcaatttaaactaattacatttgataaataaacataaataggAAATATTTAGGAGAAAACTACATAGCAACTCAGTGTACTTATTTTATTCAGTATTGTTGCCTACGCATGATTTTTTGGTTGCTTGAACGTTTTCTAATTTCGTTGTAATTAGAGAATTGTGTATatccaacaaatattttcaaagcaaAATTACTTGATGTTTCCAGGATTATTTTTCCTTGTACTATCCAACTttcattttaactttttatttggttcaatagcaaattttttttgggAGTTCGATATCAGTTTATTCATTGAGGTGATAAAATATTCggtgaataaattttgaaaacaaaaattattgctcGATCTATTTCAATTGAGTCTCTCATATCTTCAAGTGTTGGAACAAGCAGTTacaagtttaaattaatttttgcagtGTCTATCGGAAAACATGAATTTTGAACAGTTATTACCAAATTGACTAAATATGTACATCTTGGAGGAAATTCTTTATGTGTgttttattttaagaataaGTGTGCCGAAATGATATGATATTATAAAGACGCCTATATCCATAAATGGGCACAAGATAGCCATCAGCAGCTGTAACGTAGTTGGATTACCATCAGGGACCAAATTTCTTGATTCAATAGACGCTTTTGTTATTTTAACTTATTCTTTTTATAGAGttctaaaaatatgtaaaataagtACTGACACATTCgcatatatcaaatattaacaatttggAATGTTTATAAGCCAAGTACACCAAATTGTTAATCTTGACTACGGTATTAGAAAATAGTTGGCCAACATAAGAACTTTGATGTAAAATTTCTAACCAATTTGCCACTGTGAAAGGGAGTgcatgtatttttttaaatattttcgattcaCTCTTCAGATAGCTataactcaataaaaatatatattctgtctaaaagtcaaaataatttttaaaataatagtatCAGTTAAATTTGAGTTCATTTGAACGCTGCTATTTTTCGTGGGCTTTGGATCACGTACAGAATTTGTTTTCTTCATATaaatgtaatactcctatatgaaCAGTTTCTATGGAAGTGGGAGGTGTTCCAACTAAGTGAAACAAAAGTGTCTCAAACaagatagaaaatgaatattgtcggcaccgtaacatAGAGACGTTTTTCAAGTGTGAAAGTTACTTTATAGGTTAGAATATCGATGAGTCATtggaaaagttaaaaaatcgtTCTATAGGTATTGTATTGTACCTGAGTGAGAAAACTCTATTAGAAGGAAACCCGAGAGAGGTCAGACACATGAGGAAACAAGAATTAAATGTTTGTATTATTGCACAGATCATTTTAATGCTTTCATTCCTTTCAACCATTAATTTTTAAGTAATCATTTAATCAAATTCAACGATTTTTGTCTACGGtttcataaaaatcgataattaaGATGGGTAAACCAGTCGGGATTGCTGTAGGGGAGGATTTGTTTAAACTTTAGACCAATTTTTTACACTGTCCTATTCTGTTcctcttttatttctttgaacgattaatttaaataccAAGACAGATGTAGTtagaacaaataatatattgaagtttGCAGCAAATTTTGGAAAGTGAGAACTCTTTATTAAACTATAAACCCAAGCTTTCGGGAAAAGTTCTTTCTATCATCAGGGAAACTACAATATAagtgttaaatatatattttgaagttgaCTTACGTTCAATTTAACGATGAATTCCTAAGTATTACCTTAACGAAGTAAACCATAAGATTATGGAGTTAAGGTTCACATTGAATATGTGAATgcacaaattaattttaattacaatataCATATTCAAGGTGAACCTTAACTTCTTAATCTTCTACTATAGTTTACTTCGTTAAGATAAAACCTAGGAATTCATCGTCAAACTGAACGTAAGTCAACttcagaatatatatttaaccGGGGCCGGactaagctaggggcttgggggctATAGCACCGGGCCCCATCATTTgaaaatcattctgtattttttgatgtgttgagaccacaaatctaacgtattgatgttattttgtgaatttttccgggtttccgaattccttaaggggttcccgtcattattttagcccttAGGcattataaatcttaatccggccctgtatTTAACACTTATATTGTAGTTTCCCTGATGATGGAAAGAACTTTTCCCGAAAGCTTGGttttatagtttaataaaaagttttcactTTCCAAAATTTGCTGCAAGCTCCAATATATTGGTTTTAACGATATCGGAGGGGTGTAAtttaatctagataattactaagattttttctaatattatttccAGCTTTATGGTCAtttcttaaaactttttttcaaattttcgatttatttctaagccattatgaaaaaaatccctaatttttttaaattaaattaagttttgttactaataatttttttaattcaatgaattatttaaaaaattccatttttgggGTCTCATATCCTTCCCCACTTTCATTTTGACACCCGTGATACAGTCGAGTTGATTAGCATTTATCAAAACTTTCTATTACATTTGTAGATTAGAAATAAATTCTCTTGttcagaaaatatttccaaatagaacaaaaatagGCAATCGATATGTCTGATTTGACAATTTCTTCTAGTTTCATCTTTTGTATAGGTAATGCCTAATTTTATATAACAGTCTGGCGACTTGGCAGTAAATCAAAAGTTTAATGTCATACACCCTTTTGTTAAAAATCACACTAATAATATCataccaaatataaaaaaaaaaattattgcactTTCTTTATAACCTCCTCCAAACAATCAATTAAACGCTAGGGTGACTTTGACGACCTTACAGGAGAGCTATTTCTCGATTTTGAATGAGAAGATCTTCTGCTGAGTGATCTGCTAGTAGATCGGTGTCTGTAATAAAGACTTTTGCTGCTACAGCTGCTCGcagaagaaggagaagaagGTGAAGCTCTTGTGTAAGGGATTGGTCTCTTTCTTGCACTGTTAGAAATTGTTAGTATACTGTTAGTAACATATTATTAGGCACCACATGCCTTTAGGTTATGTTTTGTTCAAGAAACTAAGTATTCGGTTAGTAAGTGTAATTAgttttatccaaaataaaaatacatatatgtAAAGTTGGATTAACCTACTAGTCATTTGAATTTGAGAAGCAGGCATTGTAAATATGATTAATTCcacttataattattttatccgTTTCTTTTTTGATACGCTTTTAAGATGTATGaagtaaaaaattcattttatgacAACGAAAATGATAGTTCCAATGAAATAGAATTAAAGCTACATGATAACAACGATACGGGGAACTTGCTTTCTTTGTGTGTGAACACTATCGGAggtattaatatacaaaattgtatatttgaattttttgtggCGTAGAAACTAGAGGtcattcttttaaaataatttttattatttgagaaTATAGACCAGCACTTTTAATAAGTAATTTAGTCTCTGAAAGGACATAATAAACTGAGACTAAAGTCAGTCGATCTGTATACAAAGTTAATGAGTGGTAGTTTATTAACAAATGACATTTTCACTAAATCTGTCACTCTAAGTGTTAGTTAAatgatttcttgaaaaaaacaaCCTGTGAGTTTAAGCTGTACAACATTAAAAGCACTAAATTCATGCAACTTACCTTGTTCGTTCTACTAGCACTAAtacaaattaagaaaataaaacaagagaaattaaaacaaaataataaaattaacagaaTTTATTTTACACAATATTATCTACtatgtattaaaaaacattttaaacttGAATCTTAATACACCAATAAATACAATCTAACACAAAATTGCCTCAAAACTCCAAACTACCTGtgtctgaaataaaaaaagaaacagaaaatataaaaaaaaagcaaagtaaataaattactAGTAAACATTTAGGAATTCTTTAAggattgttaatattatttgtaaaactTCTCTCACATAATAATTTCCTGTTTAAAATTAGGCAACATTGTACGAATGTAACCCATACAACCTCTTGTGTGTAAACTATCTCACCATTTCTGACGGGAACTATTAGAAGCTGTTAATCATATAGTCCCAAATAAGTGATCCCCGTATTTGGGACTAGACATTGGAAGTTTCATTaatgtattaaattatttacttttattttgtattgatgtgaCGGTAGTCGGATTATGggaacaaaatttaattatatcattACCTTAATTATCAAATAGTTTCTTCCAAAATAGTGAGTTTTTCACTTGTGTATGTTAGCCCAGAGATGCattacaatcaaaacaaaaacttttcttcttcttttattataatatttataattatagtaCAACAGGTAACCTATGAGAATTAAAGCAGATAGTTATGGCACAAATTTAAGGCACAAAAtagaaacataataaaaaaaggtattAATTAAATGCAGAAAAAGTTTTGCTACATTGCAGTACTGGTAGCTTGTAACCAAGTGACTTCATTcgcaaaaatcgattttgattttttattgtcatCCTTTGGTAGGCTTCTAAACCTGGGAATGCTTGAaacagaagacgaagatctctggaatTAATgaatcagctgtaaacactggggtctccagtatcgcagcaagaaaagaggacacaatagatcctttggaaTTCCAAAATCCATATATACATACATGGTAGGCTTGTTTTCTTTGCCTATTACCAGTTTCCCAAAATCGTGctaattaatttcttttcaatCTCTTTAAAAATGTACTTCACGAAAAACTACGCATCAACAAAATGTTTTCACTAGTAACATTTTTATGGTTCAAATGAAATACTTATCATTAAAACGGagcaattaataatattaacaaataaacttATGAATCAAACTTTTTATGGCTTCAGAGATTCAGACAATTTAAAGAATTCCATGTTTTGTTAATGAAACATTGGTGATTGTAATACTATAAAGCTACCTGGTTATCCGTCTTCTGTCTAAAAAGCTGGGAGACCCATGCCTCCTGGGTATAGAAGGTGATCTAGATCTTGTAGTACTACTTGATGTTGAACTAGAAGAACTATATCCACTTCTTGATCGAGAATACGATCTTGATCTAGACCTCGACTGCGATTTACTTGAATCCGACGACGATCTACTAAGTCTATCTTTTGAACTGTAAATAAAAGATGTTATTGTTGTTTGATAATTAAGGATCAGAGAAAAAGTGGATTTCAAATACTAACCTCGAGGAAGATTCGGAAGAACTTCTGGATCTCGATTTAGATTTACTcttactatttttttctctagaAAACGAGCTCTTCGATCTCGATCTGGTCTTGCTCCTTGGcctatgtttttttatattaaaatcgtCCTTATCTATTGATGTAGGACTAATTTCTTTTCCGTTTCTTAGAGGTAAAACTTTGATATCAAAAAAGTCAGCTTCTATGTGTCGTTTAACAATTGGTCTTGGACTTGggggtttttcttttttcctttcTAGACTTTCTTTTGCTTTAGCTGCCAGATCGGATTTTAAAAGTCTCAAGTATCTGAATTCTTTATCGtctacttcttcttctttttcaagtTCATTATCTGATGGATCGGCTTCGCTTGAAGATGCTCTTAACCTCACAACTGGCAGAGGTTTTTTCGGCTTTGACTTCTcggaagatttttttttattctaaaaatttaatatacaaaaacatagaaaaatacaCTGATAAGAAAAATGGAATCTTTTACTTGAATTTGTagtaaaaagttaaaaaataaagcCAAAATATGATGggtattaatcaaaatatgatgaaaagagagtttagaaaaaatttgaaaatataacattttgaaatgtgACGAAACGTTCAAGCTGTCCTTGAAATGTagatacttttttaataaagtaatttaattatagagaaaagaataaaataatcttcAGTTATGGTTATCAAAACGTGCGTCAgagagtgtaattgtgagtgtagtGATAGAGTAAGTAAACACTGTTTCAGTAAGTAACAGTTCAAGAAATTTCGGTATACTCACCTGTTCACGAACCTTTTCCTTGGTCACCTCAGGTGTCACAGACTTCTTAGGGAGATTTTTAGGAGAAGCAGATGTCAGTTTAGTAACATTTACATCTACATTTCGTTCGTGACTCTTACTTCTAGATCTGGTTCTACCAATTTTAGGTGAATATGTGTTATTTTTTGAGTATTTGTTAGAACGTTTTGAGTCTTCTTTGATTAAATCCACACTTTTATGAGACGATGATGGGATGTCAGTACTTTTTTGATTACTTACTAAAGTTGACAGTCTTTCTTTTGATACTACTTCTCTGGTTTGTCTTTTTGGGGAAAGCTTGGATTCTGGTGAATCACTATGTCGTTTCAAACTTGGACTAAGTTTAGATCGAGTTTGACTATGTTTTGGTGACCTGCTTCGTGAAGGAGACGGGTTCCTATCATATCtgtaaataaaacagaaaatttaactGAAATACCAAACGAAgggaatgaaaatattttgagaaatacctgatattttaaactgatttatgaagaaaaatatataaaaagatctaAGAAGAGAAAAATTAAAGAAGTATATAGATTTAACGTGAATATACATTTCccacaaaatgaaattttctaattaCCTTTCACtccttttcaatttcttttccaTTGATTTCGATTTACTTTTATCCCGTGACTGATGTTTTGTTGATTTCTTCATGGAACTATCTACTTTATCTTTAGATACAGATCTAGAATTTCTTCCataagttttttccattgaatgCGATTTATCTGCCTTCTTCGATCGTTCCTTAGATAAAGATTTACTTCTTCCTCGTTTTTTTGTAGAATCTGCTAGTAAATGTATTACTTTTAATAGATCAATTAAGTAAGACTACGAAATACAATAGACcagggtcgataatttttgaaaccaaaaaaaattatagtaggATGAGACGTATTAGAATAGTCAGAgaatataaaaagaatgaagggaaaaataaatgaaaaaaagaaaccTTTTTTACCTTCAAAACCTTACCCCCACCGACTTTCCGAActtgtaattcattttattattttcgatggCTTCTGCCTTAGTTTACAAGTCAAGgaatgaaaaatgaagataGTATTCAATATTATGTGTATGTTAGCGACTGGAAGAGATTAAAGTTTACCTTTGACTTTTGAACGAGTTCTAAAAACTGTACTTAAGTTAGTAGGTTTCTTAACTCTAGTCAGAAGTGCAAATACTAATTTACCCCAACTTTGGACGGTTTTGTGctatataaaagaaaaagactGCTGACGGTTAACAAAGCTGTGTTGAAAGGAGCTTTCTGATGTCTTGGTTAACTGGATAAGAACTGAGGTGAGTAAATCTCTATTCTCTATTGTTCTTTTTTAGATTTCAAGATATTTTGGGGTAAATTGTTCAATCGTAAAGCTTAACTCTTCTCATAGGAGCTATCTTACTTAGAGATCCATAATACCGGATTGTACAGTATGTTTTTTAAAGtgaataatgagaaaataatcaaattcataAGTAGATAATTATAGttgttgatttttcaaaaaatatttcaaaattcaagtttACCTAATTTCAGCTTTCTAGCCATTTCCACATACTCCTCTTcgtatttttgcttttttcttgCAATGTCATCCAAACCATCTTCATCttcagaaacaatttttttactatgCTGGTCTGTCGAATCGTGCTTTGATTTTTTTCGGTGTGTTTCTGGagattttgatttcttttttttagatTCTTCAATAGAACGATCTTTCCTCTTCCTATTATCTACCGACTCATCGCCAGCTTTAcgtttgtgatatttttctgATGAGCTGGATCGTGACTTtcttgatttatatttagaacTAGATTTACTAGcttttgaggtcgattgacTTCTAGATCTTTCAACGTGATTTGAATTAGATTTTCTCGATCTTCGAGATTCGGATTGTTTTAGCCTAGATAAAGATCTATCGTCTTCTGACGGGGATCGTCGAGACCGTGATGACGATTTCTTCGATTTGTATCTAAATTCTTGCGACCTGGATTCCTTtctttttctctctctttcaGGTATTTTCATTGTTCTTGATCCAGATCGTCTTTTTCGATCTGCAGATTTGGATCTAGATCTCTTTTTTCGCTGAGATCTAGATCTAGACCTTTTCTTTTCCGTTGATttaggtttttctttttgtagTGGAGATCGAGATCGCTTTCTTCTTTCTATAGAACTTCTCCGTTTTTCTTTGGActttgatctttttttttcaatagatctTGAATgtcttcttttttcttcgtACTTAgtagatttttcatatttttcgtcCCTAGTGTTCTTTCCACCGTGcgattttgaagattttttcagTGATCCATGAGAATGGgatctttctttttttgaattgaGTGATCTAATTGGCGACGAACCTCTCTTATCTTTGCTACGTGATCGATGTTTCGAATCATTTTTAGGTTTGTCAAGTTTTGCTATCTTTGTATTGTTCAGTGAGCTACAACATAAAAAATGGGCATTATATAGACATCATCTTAAatttaattgtatataaaaatgttagACAAACAAAAAACTTGCCTATCTCGAGAACTATCTTCAGATGAGTGTCTTCTCTTTTTTGAAGATTTCTTCTTCTgcgaatataataaaaaaatttacattaaaaa
Coding sequences within:
- the LOC130891809 gene encoding serine/arginine repetitive matrix protein 2 isoform X9, translating into MYNGIGLPTPRGSGTNGHVQRNWALVRTKEKDKMYKTEQELATLDAASNKQPNKEILDHERKRNIELKCAEFADILEEQGFTEEAITNKVNNYRNMLMGQGAKLQTPLDEWGRPSVTETHQVAEAQQEKNARLREAFGISEYFVDGSSFDPDRQAKEKLAKSVALQEKERQKALDREKQRELEKSQAQRYELVHTPSPEPDEEEMDENEDKDKSVKKKKKKTRDSPTVEDGKKKKKRKSKKKERSVKSKDKKKKKKSKKGDSSEETNSEDDSDDESSTDDDRKRKKIRKKEKKKSSKKRRHSSEDSSRDSSLNNTKIAKLDKPKNDSKHRSRSKDKRGSSPIRSLNSKKERSHSHGSLKKSSKSHGGKNTRDEKYEKSTKYEEKRRHSRSIEKKRSKSKEKRRSSIERRKRSRSPLQKEKPKSTEKKRSRSRSQRKKRSRSKSADRKRRSGSRTMKIPERERKRKESRSQEFRYKSKKSSSRSRRSPSEDDRSLSRLKQSESRRSRKSNSNHVERSRSQSTSKASKSSSKYKSRKSRSSSSEKYHKRKAGDESVDNRKRKDRSIEESKKKKSKSPETHRKKSKHDSTDQHSKKIVSEDEDGLDDIARKKQKYEEEYVEMARKLKLADSTKKRGRSKSLSKERSKKADKSHSMEKTYGRNSRSVSKDKVDSSMKKSTKHQSRDKSKSKSMEKKLKRSERYDRNPSPSRSRSPKHSQTRSKLSPSLKRHSDSPESKLSPKRQTREVVSKERLSTLVSNQKSTDIPSSSHKSVDLIKEDSKRSNKYSKNNTYSPKIGRTRSRSKSHERNVDVNVTKLTSASPKNLPKKSVTPEVTKEKVREQNKKKSSEKSKPKKPLPVVRLRASSSEADPSDNELEKEEEVDDKEFRYLRLLKSDLAAKAKESLERKKEKPPSPRPIVKRHIEADFFDIKVLPLRNGKEISPTSIDKDDFNIKKHRPRSKTRSRSKSSFSREKNSKSKSKSRSRSSSESSSSSKDRLSRSSSDSSKSQSRSRSRSYSRSRSGYSSSSSTSSSTTRSRSPSIPRRHGSPSFLDRRRITRHR